One part of the Lycium ferocissimum isolate CSIRO_LF1 chromosome 8, AGI_CSIRO_Lferr_CH_V1, whole genome shotgun sequence genome encodes these proteins:
- the LOC132066728 gene encoding zinc finger CCCH domain-containing protein 15-like, whose translation MQREISTTGNGGAWNYNNTPLSSPSTLSQPTAFDLTSLYTSLTVTSPRFRQNNSSNQLLNINQHYQQDLMDRHNRVLSQLLETEKKTLALRQENINLKMVNFNLNNRLSLLLKASSDYYGQSSNFPVKLREETSSDGHSWEDVVADSHLSPTSVMDSGRADGVDRVQLPKSISVRSNGYLKNIHAAGGSRPKNLTKSSSHTAQRVYVKGGKKEKQPLELDVYNQGMFKTELCNKWQETGACPYGDNCQFAHGIEELRPVLRHPRYKTEVCRMVLNGDPCPYGHRCHFRHTLTDQEKLIRSLNSTSRP comes from the exons ATGCAGAGAGAAATCTCAACCACCGGCAACGGCGGCGCGTggaactacaacaacactcCGTTATCATCTCCGTCAACACTCAGTCAACCTACAGCCTTTGATCTAACCTCACTTTACACGTCATTAACGGTGACGTCACCACGATTCCGTCAAAATAACAGCTCTAATCAGTTACTAAATATTAACCAGCATTATCAACAAGATCTAATGGACCGTCATAACAGAGTGTTATCTCAGTTACTTGAAAcagagaagaaaactctagcTCTTCGTCAAGAGAATATTAACTTGAAAATGGTGAATTTCAATTTGAATAATCGACTTTCGTTGCTGCTAAAAGCTTCTTCAGATTATTATGGCCAAAGTTCGAATTTTCCGGTTAAATTACGTG AGGAGACGTCGAGTGATGGGCATTCATGGGAAGATGTAGTTGCGGATAGTCATTTGAGCCCAACTAGCGTGATGGACTCGGGTCGGGCAGATGGTGTGGATCGGGTACAATTGCCCAAGAGTATATCAGTGCGTTCTAATGGTTACTTGAAAAATATTCATGCAGCTGGTGGAAGTAGGCCAAAGAATCTGACCAAATCATCAAGCCATACAGCG CAAAGGGTATATGTAAAAGgaggtaaaaaggaaaaacaaccaCTTGAGTTAGACGTGTACAATCAAGGCATGTTCAAGACTGAACTCTGCAACAAATGGCAAGAAACAGGGGCATGTCCATATGGAGACAACTGCCAATTTGCTCATGGCATTGAGGAGCTTCGTCCAGTCTTACGCCACCCACGCTACAAGACTGAGGTATGCCGCATGGTCCTTAATGGTGATCCCTGCCCTTACGGACATCGTTGCCATTTTCGCCACACACTCACTGACCAAGAGAAACTCATCAGATCACTCAACAGTACTTCCAGGCCTTAA